DNA sequence from the Cohnella herbarum genome:
AAATCGGTAATCCCTTGAACGGCTTGGCGTAATACGTTATCAGCCTCTCGGAATGCTTCAATCATAGGCGTTTTCTTATCAACGATCTCAAGCAGTCTGTCGTTAGGAATAACGATAAGCGTATCTACCTTTTCCTTCAACGCCTCGATGCCGATTTCCGCTTGCGAAGAACGTTTCCGCCCTTCAAATGTAAAAGGACGAGTAACGACACCGACGGTAAGCGCTCCGCATTCCTTCGCCAATTCCGCGATGACTGGTGCAGCACCGGTACCGGTCCCACCACCCATTCCCGCGGTAACGAAAACCATATCCGCGGAACGCAACGTATTCGTAATGAACTCCCTGGATTCTTCAGCTGCTTTTTTACCAACATCCGGGTTTGCTCCCGCACCGAGACCTCGAGTAAGCTTGTCCCCGATCTGCAGCTTTTGCTCAGACTTCGTTAAGTGCAAGGCTTGCGCGTCCGTGTTAACGGTAATGAACTCGACGCCTTTGACGCCGTTCTCGATCATCCGGTTTACAGCGTTGCTGCCGCCGCCACCGACTCCAATGACTTTGATTTTCGCGAGTGGCTCCATTTCAAAATCAAACTCCAACATAATTTGCTAACTCCTCCTTGCTTCGCTTGAATGGTTCCTTAATAAGCGGCGGCTTAAATAAATTCCTTGAACATGTTTTTGAACCATTCAACAATGCCAGGCTTTGACGCCGTATTCGTGCTGCCGCCGGCCGCTTTCGCTTTCGGTGCGCGTTTGGTTCCGACTGCGCCGCGCGTTCGAACGTATTTGGTTACATACTGAATCATGCCGACACCGCTGCTGAAAGACGGATCTCTCACACCGATGTAATCCGGAACAGCGATTCTTACATTGGATTCCAACTCTATTTGCGCCAATGGTAGAACGCTAGGTAAAGAGACGGATCCTCCCGTCAGTACGTATCCATTAATTTTGTCGTGGTAACCAAGCCGTTTGACTTCTTGACGGATCATTTGGAAAATCTCTTGCATGCGAGGCTCAATGATGTTGGAAAGATCGAACTGGGAGAATTCCTTCTCCATGTTGCTTCCGACCCTCATCACTTTGAACTTCTGATCCTCTGCCGCATCCTCCGTACGGGCACACCCGTACTTGAGCTTGATTTTCTCCGCGTGTTCCGTTTGAGTTTTGAGGCCGTAACAAATATCGCTCGTCACATAGTCTCCGCCGATCGGAAGCGTTGAAACGGCTGCCAGACTTCCGCCTTCGAATATGGCAAGCGTTGTCGAGCCTGCGCCTATATCGGCTAGAACGGTACCCATTTGCTTCTCGTCTTTGGTTAAAGCCATCATACCTGACGCGAGTGACATCAAGATAAGGCCCGAAATACGCAGACCTGCCTTCTCAACACATCTCATCAGGTTATGTACCGCTGCTTTGGTTCCTGTGATAATCGTACATTCAACTTCAAGACGAACGCCAATCATGCCGCGCGGATCTTGAATATCCGCCAGCCCGTCAACTAAAAATTGCTTGGGAACAAGTCCAATGATTTCCCGTTCAGGCGGTAAGGCAACCACTTTGGCCGCTTGCAAAACACGTTCGATATCTTCTTCTCCGATTTCCCTATCTTCGTTGGAAACGGCGACGACTCCGTGATTACTCTGCAAAGCAATATGATTGCCGGAGATCCCGACGTAAACCTCGCTAATTCCGATACCGACCATGCGTTCTGCATGATCGACGGCATTGCGGATGGACTGCACGGTTTGGTCAATATCTACAATGGCGCCTTTGCGGATTCCATCGGAATCTGCAGATCCAACGCCAATGATGTTAATGGCCCCGTTGCTGATCTCCCCGATAATCACCCGGATTTTCGAAGTTCCAATATCCAGGCTGACGATGAGGTCGTTGTTACTCAACCGGTGGCACCTCCCGTAGATCGATGAAAGTAGCTGCGTACAAGGGATGCTTCCTCTACATATTCCACATCCACGAGGTTTTCCCTCTTTTTTCTACAATTTTTTTGGTTATACGTTAGGAAGATGAAAAAGTCTCATTTCGCACTACCCATTTCACCCTAAAAGAAATTCTAGCATTCTTTTGGTTTATTGAGTAGAGTCCTTTTCCTTAACTTTATCGGCTCCTCCAGGCGCATCTGTAACATTTTCCGCCGAATAGGGCAAATAAGTGTCCGCTTCCAACATAATAATCCTTCCCGGCTCCCGATTTTGCACGATATCGCCAAGGTAAGGTATTTTATCCTTCAGCTTCTCCACTGTCGTAAGGACTTCAAATCGGGAGCGGGTAAACATTTTGATCCGGTTCGGATAAGAAACGGACGGATCCGGATGAATCTCCGATAAATCGGCAAGTAAATATCCGGGCAATTCATTCAATACTCGGCACAGCGCAATCAAGTTTGCATCTTCTGGTTTCCATCCCGATAGAATCGGTTTATCTAGCACTCTACCTTCCGGGATCGGTAACGTCAACCCATTGGAAAGTACGGCGAGCACTTTATTGTCCGCGGAAAGCTTCACCGCGACTTGCGGGAACTCCTTGACCTCGACGCGCAGCACTCCCGGGAAGTTTTTAATAATCGTCACTTTCTCTATCGGTTTGAGCCCTTTCAGCCTTTCCTTAATTTGGCCGATGCTCGGAACGAAAAAAGAATCTCCGGGGGTTACGTCGAGCTGTTGCAAAACTTCTTCTTTGGTTAAGTATTCGGTGCCCGCGATTTGGATTTCCGAGATTTCGGCTAGAGGGGACCGGAAAAACAACACGATAAGCACGATTACAATCAGTGCGATTAAAAGTCTCAACAATCTTTTCCCGCGTCGAGTGCGTGGAATCTTCTCCTCGCGCTTTAACGCGGGAATCCTTTCAGCCACTATCCGTCCCCCCTTGTCCAACAATTTAACAAAAAAGCCCCGCAGCGGAAGAAGGCTTCTGCGGCGGGGAACCATCACCTTTAGCTGTAGACCTTGCTCTTGTGGACTTCGCGGGTAATGTTGCCGCCGATCTGGCGAAACATCTCTTCTATTCGATCGTACCCGCGATCGATATGATGCACTTGCTCCACTACGGTTCGACCCTGCGCAGCCAACCCCGCAATAACCAGAGCTGCCCCCGCTCTCAAATCCGTCGCTTCGACTGTCGCTCCATAAAGCTGTGGTACGCCGCGAATAAAAGCATTATTCAGATCGACCCGAATATCGGCTCCCATGCGGCACAGTTCATCCACATGCTTGAAGCGGCCTTCGAAAATCGTTTCCTTCATAACGCTCACGCCGTCCGCTAACGCCAACAACGTCATCACCTGGGCCTGCAGATCCGTAGGGAAAGCAGGATAAGGCGACGTGACGATACGATCGACCGCGGAAGGGCGCTTAATCGCGCCGACTCTCATTATATCATTGCCGACCTCTATTTGAACACCTGCCCGACGAAGGACGTGAATGAGCGACGTCAATTGTCCCGGTTGGGTGTTCTCAAGCGTGACTTCCCCGCGGGTTGCGGCGGCCGCGACCATGACCGTTCCCGTAACGATACGGTCGGGAATAACCTCGAAATCGCAACCGTACAGCGAATCTACTCCATCTATCGTGAGCGTATCCGTACCGGCGCCCGATACTTGCGCGCCCATCCGATTGAGAAACTGCTGTAAATCTTGTATTTCCGGCTCTCTTGCCGCACCTATGATCGTCGTCCGGCCTTGAGCCAGAACGGC
Encoded proteins:
- the ftsZ gene encoding cell division protein FtsZ — protein: MLEFDFEMEPLAKIKVIGVGGGGSNAVNRMIENGVKGVEFITVNTDAQALHLTKSEQKLQIGDKLTRGLGAGANPDVGKKAAEESREFITNTLRSADMVFVTAGMGGGTGTGAAPVIAELAKECGALTVGVVTRPFTFEGRKRSSQAEIGIEALKEKVDTLIVIPNDRLLEIVDKKTPMIEAFREADNVLRQAVQGITDLIAVPGLINLDFADVKTIMSERGSALMGIGQAAGENRAMEAARKAILSPLLETSIEGARGVIMNITGGSNLSLYEVNEAAEIVISASDPEVNMIFGASIDENLKDEIKVTVIATGFEHKGPSRRPVATPSQQPQVNSVTETASAAESRQTGNLRPFGNQSLSSDQLDIPAFLRNRPRNDR
- the ftsA gene encoding cell division protein FtsA, yielding MSNNDLIVSLDIGTSKIRVIIGEISNGAINIIGVGSADSDGIRKGAIVDIDQTVQSIRNAVDHAERMVGIGISEVYVGISGNHIALQSNHGVVAVSNEDREIGEEDIERVLQAAKVVALPPEREIIGLVPKQFLVDGLADIQDPRGMIGVRLEVECTIITGTKAAVHNLMRCVEKAGLRISGLILMSLASGMMALTKDEKQMGTVLADIGAGSTTLAIFEGGSLAAVSTLPIGGDYVTSDICYGLKTQTEHAEKIKLKYGCARTEDAAEDQKFKVMRVGSNMEKEFSQFDLSNIIEPRMQEIFQMIRQEVKRLGYHDKINGYVLTGGSVSLPSVLPLAQIELESNVRIAVPDYIGVRDPSFSSGVGMIQYVTKYVRTRGAVGTKRAPKAKAAGGSTNTASKPGIVEWFKNMFKEFI
- a CDS encoding cell division protein FtsQ/DivIB; translated protein: MAERIPALKREEKIPRTRRGKRLLRLLIALIVIVLIVLFFRSPLAEISEIQIAGTEYLTKEEVLQQLDVTPGDSFFVPSIGQIKERLKGLKPIEKVTIIKNFPGVLRVEVKEFPQVAVKLSADNKVLAVLSNGLTLPIPEGRVLDKPILSGWKPEDANLIALCRVLNELPGYLLADLSEIHPDPSVSYPNRIKMFTRSRFEVLTTVEKLKDKIPYLGDIVQNREPGRIIMLEADTYLPYSAENVTDAPGGADKVKEKDSTQ
- the murA gene encoding UDP-N-acetylglucosamine 1-carboxyvinyltransferase, yielding MDNLVIEGGQPLSGTIRIHGAKNAALPILAASLLAEGKVTIRNVPRLLDIEVMLDILRDLGCKARHQDAVVTVDSAVATSSHIPETLMRKMRSSVFLMGPLLARFGEAQLYQPGGCAIGERKIDLHLRGLAALGANIEEKGSRIVCSARRLKGAEISLDFPSVGATENIMMAAVLAQGRTTIIGAAREPEIQDLQQFLNRMGAQVSGAGTDTLTIDGVDSLYGCDFEVIPDRIVTGTVMVAAAATRGEVTLENTQPGQLTSLIHVLRRAGVQIEVGNDIMRVGAIKRPSAVDRIVTSPYPAFPTDLQAQVMTLLALADGVSVMKETIFEGRFKHVDELCRMGADIRVDLNNAFIRGVPQLYGATVEATDLRAGAALVIAGLAAQGRTVVEQVHHIDRGYDRIEEMFRQIGGNITREVHKSKVYS